The following are encoded together in the Oncorhynchus tshawytscha isolate Ot180627B unplaced genomic scaffold, Otsh_v2.0 Un_contig_276_pilon_pilon, whole genome shotgun sequence genome:
- the LOC112236381 gene encoding disintegrin and metalloproteinase domain-containing protein 9 isoform X1 produces the protein MCGKVQCTNVNTNNPPPGGSVSNQIIDGSSCVNADFNLGSDVLDPAYVKQGSPCTKGKACLDFQCVNASALLPVDLQCDANNTCNSRGVCNNQGHCHCNDGWGPPNCAKSGRGGSVDSGPAQIDYSLRDGLLIFFLLVVPILVLLVLVLLYVFRRDTLERCLKGPRSRRSRSGNTANGQANGNAPKQPTTQPPATQAPPPQPMPTYPPSSTSGPRYGENNNWNQPPASQPPLPQQGPGVPKPIPPKH, from the exons ATGTGTGGGAAGGTACAGTGCACTAACGTAAACACCAACAACCCTCCTCCTGGAGGCTCGGTCAGTAACCAGATCATCGATGGTTCTTCGTGTGTCAACGCAGACTTTAACCTGGGCTCTGATGTTCTGGACCCTGCCTATGTCAAGCAGGGCAGCCCCTGCACGAAGGGGAAG GCCTGCCTTGACTTCCAGTGTGTGAATGCCTCCGCTCTACTGCCTGTGGACCTCCAATGTGATGCCAACAACACATGTAACAGCCGGGGG GTGTGTAACAACCAGGGCCACTGCCACTGTAATGACGGCTGGGGACCTCCTAACTGTGCCAAGTCAGGGAGAGGGGGCAGTGTGGACAGCGGGCCTGCACAGATAG ATTATTCCCTGAGGGACGGCCTGCTGATCTTCTTCCTGCTGGTGGTTCCCATCCTGGTGCTGCTGGTGTTAGTACTGCTCTATGTGTTCAGAAGGGATACCCTGGAAAGATGCCTCAAAGGACCACGCTCCAGacgctctag GTCAGGAAACACAGCAAATGGCCAAGCGAATGGCAATGCCCCAAAACAACCAACTACACAACCTCCAGCAACACAGGCCCCACCCCCTCAG CCAATGCCTACATATCCACCATCCTCTACATCAGGACCCAG GTATGGAGAAAACAACAATTGGAACCAACCTCCTGCCTCCCAGCCACCTCTCCCCCAGCAAGGCCCAGGTGTTCCCAAACCCATCCCTCCTAAGCATTAA
- the LOC112236381 gene encoding disintegrin and metalloproteinase domain-containing protein 9 isoform X2 — MCGKVQCTNVNTNNPPPGGSVSNQIIDGSSCVNADFNLGSDVLDPAYVKQGSPCTKGKACLDFQCVNASALLPVDLQCDANNTCNSRGVCNNQGHCHCNDGWGPPNCAKSGRGGSVDSGPAQIDYSLRDGLLTFTITLLLSDYSLRDGLLTFTNNYHSASPRLFPEGRPVDLHYHSAAPRLFPEGRPADLHYHSAAPRLFPEGRPADLHYHSAAPRLFPEGRPADLHE, encoded by the exons ATGTGTGGGAAGGTACAGTGCACTAACGTAAACACCAACAACCCTCCTCCTGGAGGCTCGGTCAGTAACCAGATCATCGATGGTTCTTCGTGTGTCAACGCAGACTTTAACCTGGGCTCTGATGTTCTGGACCCTGCCTATGTCAAGCAGGGCAGCCCCTGCACGAAGGGGAAG GCCTGCCTTGACTTCCAGTGTGTGAATGCCTCCGCTCTACTGCCTGTGGACCTCCAATGTGATGCCAACAACACATGTAACAGCCGGGGG GTGTGTAACAACCAGGGCCACTGCCACTGTAATGACGGCTGGGGACCTCCTAACTGTGCCAAGTCAGGGAGAGGGGGCAGTGTGGACAGCGGGCCTGCACAGATAG ATTATTCCCTGAGGGACGGCCTGCTGACCTTCACTATCACTCTGCTGCTATCAGATTATTCCCTGAGGGACGGCCTGCTGACCTTCACTAATAACTATCACTCTGCTTCTCCCAGATTATTCCCTGAGGGACGGCCTGTTGACCTTCACTATCACTCTGCTGCTCCCAGATTATTCCCTGAGGGACGGCCTGCTGACCTTCACTATCACTCTGCTGCTCCCAGATTATTCCCTGAGGGACGGCCTGCTGACCTTCACTATCACTCTGCTGCTCCCAGATTATTCCCTGAGGGACGGCCTGCTGACCTTCACGAATAA